The following are encoded together in the Mammaliicoccus vitulinus genome:
- the atpD gene encoding F0F1 ATP synthase subunit beta: MAIGRVTQITGPVIDVRFPHGELPEINNALTVKVDRPNGTSFNLALEVALHLGDDVVRSIAMASTDGVKRGQEVTDTGRAISVPVGDVTLGRVFNVLGEKIDLGEEIDESVRRDPIHRLAPKFEDLTTNVEILETGIKVVDLLAPYIKGGKIGLFGGAGVGKTVLIQELINNIAQEHGGISVFAGVGERTREGNDLYYEMSESGVIKKTAMVFGQMNEPPGARARVALSGLTMAEYFRDEQGQDVLLFIDNIFRFTQAGSEVSALLGRMPSAVGYQPTLATEMGQLQERITSTNKGSVTSIQAVFVPADDYTDPAPATAFAHLDATTNLERKLTEMGIYPAVDPLASTSRALTPEIVGDEHYDVARRVQQTLQKYRELQDIIAILGMDELSDDDKKTVERARRIQFFLSQNFHVAEQFTGQKGSYVPVSQTVQDFKAILEGQYDHIPEDAFRLVGGIEAVLENAKNMGVEV, from the coding sequence ATGGCAATAGGCCGAGTAACGCAAATTACAGGCCCAGTTATTGACGTACGATTTCCACATGGTGAATTGCCAGAAATTAATAATGCTTTAACAGTTAAAGTAGACCGTCCAAACGGTACTAGCTTTAACTTAGCATTAGAAGTTGCATTACACCTTGGTGATGATGTAGTACGTTCTATAGCAATGGCGTCAACTGACGGTGTTAAGCGTGGACAAGAAGTTACTGATACAGGTAGAGCGATATCAGTACCTGTTGGTGATGTAACATTAGGTCGCGTTTTTAATGTATTAGGCGAAAAAATTGATTTAGGTGAAGAAATTGATGAAAGTGTACGTCGTGACCCAATTCATCGTTTAGCTCCTAAATTTGAAGACTTAACGACTAACGTAGAAATTCTTGAAACAGGTATTAAAGTAGTAGACTTATTAGCACCATATATTAAAGGTGGTAAAATCGGTCTATTCGGTGGTGCCGGTGTAGGTAAAACTGTACTTATTCAAGAATTAATTAATAATATCGCTCAAGAACATGGTGGTATTTCAGTTTTCGCAGGTGTAGGTGAACGTACACGTGAAGGTAACGATTTATACTATGAAATGAGCGAGTCAGGCGTTATTAAGAAAACGGCTATGGTCTTCGGTCAAATGAATGAGCCACCTGGTGCTCGTGCTAGAGTAGCACTTTCTGGTTTAACAATGGCAGAATACTTCCGTGATGAACAAGGACAAGACGTTCTTTTATTCATCGATAACATATTCCGTTTTACTCAAGCAGGTTCAGAGGTATCAGCACTATTAGGTCGTATGCCTTCTGCAGTTGGTTACCAACCAACACTTGCTACTGAAATGGGACAATTACAAGAACGTATTACATCTACAAATAAAGGATCAGTAACTTCTATTCAAGCAGTATTCGTACCTGCCGATGACTATACTGACCCAGCGCCAGCAACTGCTTTCGCTCACTTAGATGCAACAACGAACTTAGAACGTAAATTAACTGAGATGGGTATTTATCCTGCAGTTGACCCATTAGCATCAACATCACGTGCATTAACTCCTGAAATTGTTGGAGATGAGCATTACGATGTTGCACGTCGAGTACAACAAACTTTACAAAAATATAGAGAATTACAAGATATCATAGCTATCCTTGGTATGGATGAGTTATCTGATGATGATAAGAAAACGGTTGAACGTGCACGCCGTATCCAGTTCTTCTTATCTCAAAACTTCCATGTAGCTGAACAATTTACTGGTCAAAAAGGATCATATGTACCAGTTAGCCAAACTGTACAAGATTTCAAAGCAATACTAGAGGGGCAATATGACCATATCCCAGAAGATGCTTTCCGTTTAGTCGGTGGTATTGAAGCAGTTCTTGAAAATGCTAAAAACATGGGTGTAGAGGTCTAA